From bacterium, the proteins below share one genomic window:
- a CDS encoding 4Fe-4S binding protein, translating into MAHVITDECTACGSCVDSCPVDAISEGEIYIIDAELCTDCGACVETCPVEAIIGE; encoded by the coding sequence TTGGCTCACGTTATCACTGATGAATGCACTGCCTGTGGAAGTTGTGTCGATTCGTGCCCTGTTGACGCGATCAGCGAGGGAGAGATCTACATTATCGATGCTGAACTGTGCACCGACTGCGGCGCCTGTGTTGAAACATGTCCTGTAGAGGCCATTATTGGCGAATAA
- the trxA gene encoding thioredoxin → MADSKKVMELSDDNFEEEVLKESRPVLVDFWAVWCAPCRMIAPVMQEIAETYGAKIKVGKVNVDENSKIPNQYGIRSIPTVILFKDGQVAEQVIGANAAEIKKIVEQNT, encoded by the coding sequence ATGGCAGACAGCAAGAAGGTAATGGAACTGAGCGACGACAATTTTGAAGAGGAAGTTCTTAAAGAATCCAGACCTGTTCTGGTGGATTTCTGGGCTGTGTGGTGCGCTCCGTGCCGAATGATCGCCCCTGTGATGCAAGAGATCGCCGAGACCTACGGCGCCAAGATCAAGGTTGGCAAGGTCAACGTTGACGAAAACTCCAAGATCCCCAACCAGTACGGCATCAGAAGCATCCCCACAGTAATACTGTTTAAAGACGGCCAGGTTGCTGAGCAGGTCATCGGAGCCAACGCCGCTGAGATCAAGAAGATCGTGGAGCAGAACACTTGA